Below is a genomic region from Rhodococcus sp. WMMA185.
ATGTACATCTCGGGTGGCTTCAACGTCTATCCGACGGAGGTGGAGAACACCCTCGCCCGGCTCGAAGGCGTCGCCGAATCCGCGGTCATCGGAGTTCCCGACCAGCGCATGGGAGAGGTAGGGCGCGCCTTCGTCGTGCGCCGGTCCGATATCACCGAGGACGAGGTGATCGCTTACTGCCGGGAGCACTTGGCCAACTTCAAAGTCCCCCGCTCGGTGCGGTTCGTGGACTCCCTGCCCCGGAACCCTTCCGGGAAGGTAATGAAGAACATTCTGCGTGAGGAGAAGATATGACGGTCCCCGATGAGGGTGACGTGGTCACCTACGAGGTGCGCGACGGCATCGCATTCGTGACGCTCAACCGCCCCGACTACCGAAACGCCCAGAACTCGGTGATGACCTACGCTCTGGACGCCGCATTCGAACGGGCCGTCGAGGACGACGGCGTGAAGGTAATCGTGCTCGCCGGCAACGGAAAACACTTCTGCGCGGGGCACGACATCGGTACCCCCGGGCGCGACCACCACGTCCACTACGACAACAAGGCCGTCATGTGGTGGGACCACGTCGACAAGCCGGGCGGCGATCAGCGATTTGCCCGCGAGATGGAGGTCTACCTCGGGATGTGCCGGCGTTGGCGCGAGATCCCGAAGCCGACTATCGCGATGGTCCACGGCGCCTGCATCGCCGGCGGACTGATGCTGGCATGGGTTTGCGACCTGATCGTGGCGTCGGATGATGCGTTCTTCTCCGATCCAGTCGTACGTATGGGCATTCCCGGGGTCGAGTACTTCGCGCACCCGTGGATGTTGGGGCCGCGATTCGCGAAGGAAATCCTCTACACCGGTGACCGTTTCACCGCCCAGCGGGCCTACGAGGTGGGCATGGTCAACCGGGTTGTCCCTCGTGAGGATCTCGAGAAGGAAACCCTCGCCATTGCCGAGCGCATTTCGGCGATGCCACGGTTCGGACTGGCGCTGACCAAGAAGGCCGTCAATCAGTGCGAAGACCAGATGGGCATGCGGAACGGCATGGACTCCGTCTTCGGTCTGCATCACTTCGCGCACGCACACAACGCCGAGATCGACACCGATTCGCTCGGCGGCATGGACGCGAAGTCGATGGCTGCCAGCGCTCGCAACTCGAGCGAGGGGGCGAAGTAGGTGGACCTCGACTTCGACGATGCCACCCTCGCCTTCCGTGACGAGGTCCGGACATTTCTGCGCGACAACGTTCCAGCACAACCATTGCCCTCGATGGACACGGCCGAGGGTTTCGAAGCGCACCGCGAGTGGGAGCGCACGCTCGCCGACGCCCGACTCTCGGTCGTGTCCTGGCCACGCGAACTCGGCGGCCGTGATGCGTCGCTGCTCGAATGGGTGGTCTTCGAGGAGGAGTACTACCGTTCCGGTGCGCCCGGACGTGTCAGCCAGAACGGCATCTTCCTGTTGGCACCCACGCTGTTCGAGCATGCCTGCGCCGAGCAGCTCGCCCGCATCATGCCGCGCATGGCTCGCGCCGACGACATCTGGGCGCAGGCGTGGTCCGAACCGGAGTCCGGCAGCGATCTCGCATCACTGAGATCGACCGCACGCCGCGTCGACGGAGGTTGGGTGCTCAGCGGGCAGAAGACCTGGAGTTCCCGGGCGAGCTTTGCCGATTGGGGCTTCGGCCTGTTCCGCTCCGACCCGGAAGCACAGCGGCACAGGGGCATTACATACTTCATGTTCGACCTACGTTCACCGGGCGTGACCGTCCGGCCGATCGATCAACTCGACGGCGAGCCCGGATTCGCGGAGATCTTCCTCGAGGACGTGTTCGTCCCCGACGACCCCGCGGACCCCGGTGAGTCCGGGGTGATCGGCGGCGTGAACGAGGGATGGCGGGTCGCGATGAGTACGGCGTCCAACGAACGGGGCCTGTCGCTGCGCAGCCCGGGCCGGTTTCTCGCGACCACCGACCGGCTCGTCGAGCTGTTGAGGTCCAGCGGGCAGATGGATGACACCGCCCTTCGCAGCAAGGTCGCCGACGCTTGGATCGGGGCCCGCGCCTATCAGCTCAGCACGTTCGGCACCGTCACCCGGCTCGCCGAAGGCGGGCAACTGGGCGCCGAGTCGTCGATCAACAAGGTGTTCTGGTCCGAGTGGGACATCGCCACCCACGAAACCGCGCTCGAGCTGCAGGGCGCCTCGGCCGAGCTCGCGGACAACTGGATGGACGGCTACCTGTTCTCACTATCGGGACCGATCTACGCCGGCACCAACGAGATCCAGAAGAACGTGATCGCCGAGCGCCTGCTCGGACTACCGAAGGGGGACCGGTGAGGTTCGCACTCGATGCCTCTCACACCGACTTCGCGTCCAGCATCGACGCGCTGCTGACGAAGGCCGACATGCCGACGGTGATCCGCGCATGGAGCACCGGCGACACCGAACCTGGCCTCGAACTGTGGGGGCGCCTCGCCGAGACCGGCGTCAACGCACTGCTGGTCCCTGAGGAACACGATGGACTCGGTGCCGATCCCGTCGATCTGGTGGTCGCGGTCGAACAGCTCGGACGTCACGCCGTCCCGGGCCCTGTGGCCGAGACGATCGCCGTCGCCCCCGCCCTACTCGCACAGGTGGCGCCTGAGAAATTGCCGGAGTTGGCATCCGGATCGCTGGCCACCGTGGCGGCGCCGCCACACGTGCCGTTCGCCGTCGATGCCGACGCCGCCGATCTCGCCCTGCTGGTCGACGGCTCGACCATCCACCTGGGCGAATCGGGTTCGGCTCTCGCGTCGGTGGACCGGTCTCGGCGACTGTTCTCGCTCACCGGATCGGAGGCGCTCGGCGAGGGCGACTCCGCTCCCGCATTCGACCTGGGCGCCCTCGCGACCGCAGCCCAGCTGCAGGGGCTCGGGGAGACATTGCTCGAGGTCACTACCGACTACGCGAAGCAGCGCAAGCAGTTCGGCAAGGTCATCGGAGGGTTCCAGGCCATCAAGCATCACCTGGCGGAGGTCGCCGTCGGGCTGGAGATGTCGAGGCCGCTGCTCTACGGCGCCGCACTGTCAGTCCGCGACGGTTCAGCGGCTACGACGCGCGATGTTTCGGCCGCCAAGGCGGCGTGCGGGGACGCAGCCTATCGAGCCGCCCGCGTCGCGCTGCAGGTGCACGGCGCCATCGGGTACACCCAGGAACATGACCTGTCGTTGTGGCTCGTGAAGGTTCGAGCGCTCGTGACGGCATGGGGCACACCTGCATTCCATCGGGCACGTGTGGTCGACTCGCTGGTGAGTGCGTCATGACGTTCGACAACGAAGAGCGAGCGGCTCTCAGGTCCTCGGTCCGGGACCTGTTGTCCAAGCGTTCGGACTCTGGCGCCGTCCGACGGGCGATGACCACCGAGCACGGCTACGACGAGGCGCTGTGGGGCACGCTGTGCGAGCAGATCGGCGTCGCCGCGCTCGCGATCCCGGAGAAGTACGACGGGGTCGGCGCGTCGCTGCTGGAAACGCATGTGGTGCAGGAAGAACTGGGCAGAACACTGACGCCGTCGCCGATGCTCGGCAGCGCCGTTCTCGCCGCCCAAGCGCTCGTGCTGTCGGGTGACGACGAAGCCTGCGCTCGTCTGCTGCCCGGCGTAGCGGCCGGCTCGGTGGCCGCGCTGTGCTGGGCGGAGCCTGCGGGCTGGAGCGGTTTCGGCGTGTCGGCTGCGGACGGCACGCTGTCAGGGACAGCGTCGTACGTTCTGGGCGGCGACGTCGCGGACGTGCTGTTGGTACTGACCTCCGAGGGTCTGTTCGAGGTCGATCCGGCCGCCGAGGGCGTGAGCCGGCGCCGCGTTCCCACGATGGACCCGACGCGGGCGCTGTCCGAGGTGCGCTTCGACAATGCCTCGGCGCGCAAGCTCGCCTCCCCCACCGACCTCGTCGAACGACTACGCGCGGTGGCACTGATCGCGCTGTCAGCGGAACAGGTCGGTGCGGCGTCCGCTGCGCTCGAACAAACGGTGGAGTACGCGAAGTCCCGCAAGCAGTTCGGTCGGGCAATCGGATCCTTCCAGGCCATCAAACACCGCATGGCCGACATGTACGCGCTGGTGGAGACGGCTCGATCGATGTCGTACGCCGCGGCGCTGTCAGGAACGCACGAGGACGCCGTCATCGCGAAGGTGTACTGCTCGGAGGCGTTCGAGACAGTCGCGGCCGAAGCCATCCAGCTTCACGGCGGCATCGCCATCACCTGGGAGCACGACGCGCAGCTCTACTTCAAGCGGGCCCACAGCACCGCGCAGTTGTTCGGGCAGCCGAGGGAATTTCTGCCGAGGCTGGCCGAGCTCGCGGGACTGTGATCACACCGCTTTCCTCACAGACTGGCTTCAATTGGCCTGGCTTCAATTGGCCTGGCTTCAATTGGCCTGGCTTCAATTCGCGATGTCGACCACTACCCGGGTAGGACCGCTGAGCGTGAAGACGGTGAATGGGCGCTGAGAACGCGTAGTCCCGATGAACGACTGCATATCACCCTCGGACCAACTGGCCCCTTCCTTGACTTCGGTCACGACGCCCCCAGCGCCCGAGACCGGGGGAAATGACCTGACCCCAGAGTCGTCGGAGGGAAACGTGATTTGGTTGATATAGATCTGGATGATCCCCTCTCCCGCCACGGAGATGGGCTCGAGGCTGTTGTCCTGAACGGCGCTGTCGACGTAGCGGGCACGCCAACCAGGTGTTCCGGGACCGGTGAACTCGTAGACCACCCGATCGAAGCCCGGATGCTTGCCGACCCGTATGTCGGTCAACGTCAGATCTGCCGACGTCGAGGCAGGCGACGACTGTGGGCCTGTGCCGGTAGGGAGTGTCGAGTTCGAATCCGATCCTTGTTCACCTACGCCCTCGGAAGTCGATTCGGTCGATACGCGAGCGGGGGCGGACTCCGATGCTGCGGCCGATGTGGCCATCGCACCGTCGGTGGCTCCGGCCGTGGTCACGGCGGCTGACGTCGTCGTGGTGCTCTCTGCTGCGTCCGCGTCAACACCCCCACATCCTGTGGCAGTGAATACGACTGTTGCGCAGGTCAGTCCGGCGGCA
It encodes:
- a CDS encoding enoyl-CoA hydratase — its product is MTVPDEGDVVTYEVRDGIAFVTLNRPDYRNAQNSVMTYALDAAFERAVEDDGVKVIVLAGNGKHFCAGHDIGTPGRDHHVHYDNKAVMWWDHVDKPGGDQRFAREMEVYLGMCRRWREIPKPTIAMVHGACIAGGLMLAWVCDLIVASDDAFFSDPVVRMGIPGVEYFAHPWMLGPRFAKEILYTGDRFTAQRAYEVGMVNRVVPREDLEKETLAIAERISAMPRFGLALTKKAVNQCEDQMGMRNGMDSVFGLHHFAHAHNAEIDTDSLGGMDAKSMAASARNSSEGAK
- a CDS encoding acyl-CoA dehydrogenase family protein, which gives rise to MDLDFDDATLAFRDEVRTFLRDNVPAQPLPSMDTAEGFEAHREWERTLADARLSVVSWPRELGGRDASLLEWVVFEEEYYRSGAPGRVSQNGIFLLAPTLFEHACAEQLARIMPRMARADDIWAQAWSEPESGSDLASLRSTARRVDGGWVLSGQKTWSSRASFADWGFGLFRSDPEAQRHRGITYFMFDLRSPGVTVRPIDQLDGEPGFAEIFLEDVFVPDDPADPGESGVIGGVNEGWRVAMSTASNERGLSLRSPGRFLATTDRLVELLRSSGQMDDTALRSKVADAWIGARAYQLSTFGTVTRLAEGGQLGAESSINKVFWSEWDIATHETALELQGASAELADNWMDGYLFSLSGPIYAGTNEIQKNVIAERLLGLPKGDR
- a CDS encoding acyl-CoA dehydrogenase translates to MRFALDASHTDFASSIDALLTKADMPTVIRAWSTGDTEPGLELWGRLAETGVNALLVPEEHDGLGADPVDLVVAVEQLGRHAVPGPVAETIAVAPALLAQVAPEKLPELASGSLATVAAPPHVPFAVDADAADLALLVDGSTIHLGESGSALASVDRSRRLFSLTGSEALGEGDSAPAFDLGALATAAQLQGLGETLLEVTTDYAKQRKQFGKVIGGFQAIKHHLAEVAVGLEMSRPLLYGAALSVRDGSAATTRDVSAAKAACGDAAYRAARVALQVHGAIGYTQEHDLSLWLVKVRALVTAWGTPAFHRARVVDSLVSAS
- a CDS encoding acyl-CoA dehydrogenase family protein, with amino-acid sequence MTFDNEERAALRSSVRDLLSKRSDSGAVRRAMTTEHGYDEALWGTLCEQIGVAALAIPEKYDGVGASLLETHVVQEELGRTLTPSPMLGSAVLAAQALVLSGDDEACARLLPGVAAGSVAALCWAEPAGWSGFGVSAADGTLSGTASYVLGGDVADVLLVLTSEGLFEVDPAAEGVSRRRVPTMDPTRALSEVRFDNASARKLASPTDLVERLRAVALIALSAEQVGAASAALEQTVEYAKSRKQFGRAIGSFQAIKHRMADMYALVETARSMSYAAALSGTHEDAVIAKVYCSEAFETVAAEAIQLHGGIAITWEHDAQLYFKRAHSTAQLFGQPREFLPRLAELAGL
- a CDS encoding AMIN-like domain-containing (lipo)protein, with amino-acid sequence MQTRLSTIAAGLTCATVVFTATGCGGVDADAAESTTTTSAAVTTAGATDGAMATSAAASESAPARVSTESTSEGVGEQGSDSNSTLPTGTGPQSSPASTSADLTLTDIRVGKHPGFDRVVYEFTGPGTPGWRARYVDSAVQDNSLEPISVAGEGIIQIYINQITFPSDDSGVRSFPPVSGAGGVVTEVKEGASWSEGDMQSFIGTTRSQRPFTVFTLSGPTRVVVDIAN